AACCTCTTTTTATGCTATAAAAACTAATAATTGTTTATTTACTTTATTTTAAAAAATTAGTTTTCTCTACAAAAACCAACATTTTTAAATCTAACTGTTGCAGTTCTATCTCCTGTATCATTTGCTCCATAAACACCATATCTAACATAAACACCAGTTGTTGTATATGTATGGTTTAGGTTTTTATATTTAGAACTAGTCCCTCTCCAAACTCTTATAGCTGTGTATGCATTACCAACAGAATTATAACCTGTTTTAAATGTTAAATCATACTCTAAACCTTTAGTTACTTGTCTAAAAAAAGTAATTGTTCTAGCTCCACTATTAGTTGTTGTGTAAGGTGTTGTAGATTCGTGAGTATATAAATTAAATTTATTAGGGTCACTTGTTTTTGTTGCATAGAGTAAAATAACAGCACTTTCTGCAGTTTGCCCAGTTCTTTGTCCTGCAACAATAGTTCCTACGGCATGTGCTTGTACAATACAGGTTTGCTCATCACTTAAGTCGTCTATAATAAACTTATAAGATAGTTTTCCGTTTCTATTATTTGCACGATTTATATCCTTAAAATGACGCTCTACTCTTGTTTTTGTGCCTGCGTATCTTGTAGAAGATCCTGTTATTTGATATTTACCATAATTACCATAATTAGAGTAACCACCACTATTTGTTCTACAATCTAAGGTTCCTATATTTTTTGGACTAGTTACATCATTACACGTTTGTGCACTAGACGCACTTGGGCCTAAAGTAGGAAATGATGTTTCATTACAACTTACCCTTGCATAGACCTTAGGTTCTTTATCTTTAATAGTTTCTATACCTGCTTCTGATGAGTCATTATTTAAAAGCATTTCGTCTTCATTTGAGCAAGATGATGCTACAATACCAAAGAACAATACCAATAATATTTGTTTTGTTAAATTAATCATTTTTTGTTTTGTTTTCATTTTAATTAAATTTAGGGTTAGTTTTTATAAATAGATTTTTATTAGAAAATCTCATTTGTAAAACTATAAGAATAATTATTTTAGCCTGTCCTGTATTGTTTTTGATATGCAAAATAAAACAAGATAATTTAAATAGTTACTCTTAAAACTACAGCACTAAAAACCTATTTACCTTTACTATTTTACATTTAATTTACCATAAAAAGCCACCCTTTTTACTTGCTTCTTTTAAAACACAATCCTATGCCAACTTTAACCTAATCTTACTTGTATAAAATAGAAAATTAAAGCATTTAACCTTTGATAAAAATTTCTTTTAAACCCAATATTAAATAGAAATCATATAAATAATGTAATTTTACCTGCTTAAAGATTAAAAACCCTAGCTGATTTATTTTCGATAAAAGAATCAATCTACATCAGTAAAACGATTTAAGTACAGTTTACAAAAAATGAAAAATCTATTATTACTATTAATTTTAATATATAGCACAACCAATGGTATTGTAGCACAAACGGAAGTTCAAAAGAAAAAAGCAGAAGATTATTACCAAAAGCAACCTCAACTAAAAAGATATACCAACACTTGGTATTGGTTATTTGGTTCTTCAAATAGTAACGATAACCTTTCTAAAAACAAAATGGTTTCTTGGGAACTAGAAGATGGTGGTTGGTATGCTGGCTTAGGTAAAAATGAAAACTATACGGGATACGGAATTCAATTTAAATCAAAAAACAATAGTTATATTTTTAGCAATTGGAAAAACACAAAACCAAACGGTATGACGTTATCTCAAAGTCTTGATTATAGTTTTATGGGAACTTACCAAGATGCTGTTAAAAATGGTTTTGGAATTACAAAATGGTCTAACTACAAACCCTTTAGCAACAACAATTATAAAAATGTAATAAAATATGTTGGTGAATATAAAAACGGAATATGGAGTGGATTTGGTATTCTCTATTTTAGAGATGGTACTTACAAATCTGGAATTTTTGTTGACAGCATATTAAGTAAAGAATTACCAAAATTAGAAGTTTTAGAAGCTTTAGGTTTTTAAAAGAAAAAGGCAGTAATTTAAAATTACCACCCTTCTTATTGCTGTAGTAAAAATCCCCCAATTCTTAAACAGCACTTATAAACTTTTTATTAGACTCCTTGTGCATCACCAATAACACGATCTATAAAATCTGTATTGATATACAAAAGTCTTGCTAAGTTGTATAAAACATTTACTTCACTATCATCTATTTCTCCATCGGCATAAGAAATAATAGATAAATCTCTTAATATATTTAGCTTTTGCATTACAGACAACACAACGTCTAAATCTTTAGTAAGTTGTTGTACCTCTTCAATCATTTCATCTTCTGTAAGACCTTTTATAGTCATCATACAATTGGCAAAAACTTTAGGCGCCACAATACTACTTAGTGCTTGTATTTCAGAATCGTCTACAACACCATCGGCATTAGATATTAAATAACCTCCTAAAAACATTAAACGTTGTATTTTTTCAGAATGTTCTCCTTCTTCTTCTAAGTTTTCTGGTTCCATTAAAGACATAATACGTTTAATTTCTACCTCCATAGCTTCTTCTGTAATTTCTCCAGAAACAGACGTATTAAAAGCGGCATACGTTTCACTTTTATTAAAAAGTTCTAGAGCTTTAATTCTTAAAGGACTAAAAGGATGAGTACTATACCAATCTGATGGATCTAAATTAGAATCGTTTAAAACCTCTTCTAAATCTACAAATTGCTCTATGTAAGCATTTAATTGAAAGTCTAATGAATCTGTGGTTACACCAGACGATAATTTAAAGAAAGTACGTCCTACAGCTTCAAAGTTTTGGCAACATAATAAACCGGCTCTATCTGCACTAATTTCTGCATTTCTGTTCCAAGCATACAATTTCATGGCATGGATAGGCGCTAAATCATTTTCTCCTGTATCTAATATTTGTCTTACCGGATAATCGAAGTGTTCAAAAAGCACATGGCCTATTTCATGACCAACTACAAAAGTTAACTCTTCTTTAGAAAAACGTTCTAAGATTCCTGAGGATAAAATAATGTATAATTTATTCTCATCTGGCGGATAGCAAGAAGCGTTAAAAGTATCTCCTTGGTACACAAAAAACTCAATATCTGCTTTTAACTTTAAGGTACTTTTACAATGCTCACCAATTTCATGAAGCATTGGTGCTAAGGTTTTTGTAAGCCTTAAACTAGATTTTAACAAATGTTTTCTAGACTTAAATTTCCCACTATTTTTGTTTACCTTTTCTAACGTTTTTTGTATCAACTCGTCTTGCTGAAAAGCAATTACGTAATCTCTATCACCATCATATACTAATAAATTTAAATCGATATCGGCTCTGTTATTCGTATAAATTTCTGGTGCTGTATCTACAATTGCTTTATGGTTTAAAGCATTTATTTCTTCAATACGTTTGGTGTATTCTGATGCCAATTCTGTTGTTATATTTTGAAATACAACACTGGCTTCTTGTATTTTTTCGAAATTTCCTGATGCTTGTGCATCATTTAAATCGGTTAACATTTTTTCTTGTGCTGCGTTTAAAGCAGCTTGATGTTCTTTTTCTAATTCTGAAAGTGTTTCTGATATATATGACATACTATTTTAGGCTTGAACAGTTAATTTTGAATTAGATATTTTCATTAATCGACCTTTTAAGTCGAAAATTCCAAGAATTTGATCATCTCCATTTTTAGCAACAATATTATTACCTGGCAACTCTACTTCGTACCCTTTTCCTTTTAAATAAAAATACAAACTGTATTTATGAGGAAACGTATAGTTTGCGGCTATCTTTGTAAAATGAGAACAAATTAAAGCAGGCACCGTTCTTGCTTTGCTATCTGCTTCTGCAGATGTTATGGTAACATAAACCGTTAAGCCTTTAAAAGTTAATGGCACGTAACAACTTTCTTTTGCCATTGCAGAAATTATTGTAGAAAAATAAACTCCCGGATCTGAACTAAATTCTTTTTTAGATGTAACAAAATCTTCAATTTGATAAGCCTCTCCTATTGCTTTTGCTGCTAAAGCTGTTTGTAAAAACTTCTCTGGAATACCACTTTGTGTATTTGCCCAAGCCCATAACCAACTTTTTTCATTTTCAGAATAAGTACCTATCACCTGAATGTCAAAAACTTTATCGTCTCCGTAGGTTAATTTACCTTCTAACATATCGCAACTCCAACCTAAACCTTCTACCATTTCTCCAAAAATCTCCTGTTTTTCGGTAGAAACTACAAACGATTGATTATACAATTCTTGAATAGTTACTTTTGTTGTTTCTGCTGATGCTTCTTGAGCACTTTCTGTTTCCGTAGATGCTGCATCCGAAGTTCCTTCTGCAAATTCTTCTAACTTTTCTTCTAATAAAGAAATAATACGAGCTGTTTTTCTATCTACAGCATCGGCATTTATAACAGGGCTATGATTTATTTTTAAAACGCCTTCTTCAAATGTAATTGCACGTTCTAAATTATGCTCTTCGTTTTCATTAATAATAATTACATTTTTTAATCCAGCTTTTAAAAGTTCAACACCCATTTCATCTATACAAATAGCTTTAAAAGCTTCTATTAATGGTAAAAAATATATTTTAGGAAACGTATCATTGTACAAGTGAGAGAAACGATCTTCCATTAAAGTGTTCCAAGAAATATCTAAAGGAACGGCAAAACCTGCTGCGGTATTAATTTCTGTTTCTAATGCCGGAAATAATTCTTTTTGAAATGCTTGAATAATTCTTTTTTCTTTAAGTCCCATAATTTTTATTTTATAATTTATTAATTGTTTAAAATGATTTTTTTGTTTGTTTTATAATATTTGAAGTAATTTTTCTTCTAAAATATTCAATAAGTTTTCTGGTAAAGCTTTATCAATTGCAATTGATATTGTTAATACTCCAGATTGATTATCAACACCTAACTTATTTTCTTGTTGCAGTACAATTCTATCAATACCTTGCCATGCTTCTTTACCTAAAATATCTTTTGTAATTTCATCAACAGTACTTTTTAATGCGGTAAAAACATCTTTAATATTTAATCGATTGTTTAATTCTCCTAGCGGAAGTTTATCAACATTAAATTCCTTTATTTGATTTCCTAATAGGCTTTTTTCACTTTGTAACCAGCGTTTTAATTGTAAAACCGTTAGATTTTCATTTTCTGATGATATGGGCCTGCTAATAGCACCTTTAGATAATTCAACTACCATTTTTTTAGGTTGTTTTACTATAACAGACACAATACTGTGCGTATTAAAAAAGAGTACATCTTCATTCTGAGAAAGCATACAAACCGATTTATTGTGGTTATGATCTTCCTTTAAATCTAGAATTATGCCTTCTAGATACGTTCCATTATTTAAAGAAATAGCAATTAAAACAGCTTCTTCTTTCTTAAAAACAGATCGTAAGATTTCCTCTGGCGTTTGGGCTACAAACGCTTTATAGTATGATATTTTTTCCATGATGTAAATTAGATATTATGAGTGTTCTATAAGAAATTGGTAATCTTCTGGTAATTGGTCTATGAGATACAGAAAAATTCCGTCTCTAGAAGTTGTTTTGTAATCGTAATAGGTTAAGGTTTCCTTCACTAAATTAGGGTAACTCATTTTTACGACATACATACCAACACCTTCAGTTAAATTTTTATTTGTTTCGGGTCTTTTTAATGGCTCGTGTTTTTCGAAAGCGATGTAAAATGAATTTAAATCTTTTTGATTGACCC
The nucleotide sequence above comes from Polaribacter butkevichii. Encoded proteins:
- a CDS encoding M48 family metallopeptidase — translated: MSYISETLSELEKEHQAALNAAQEKMLTDLNDAQASGNFEKIQEASVVFQNITTELASEYTKRIEEINALNHKAIVDTAPEIYTNNRADIDLNLLVYDGDRDYVIAFQQDELIQKTLEKVNKNSGKFKSRKHLLKSSLRLTKTLAPMLHEIGEHCKSTLKLKADIEFFVYQGDTFNASCYPPDENKLYIILSSGILERFSKEELTFVVGHEIGHVLFEHFDYPVRQILDTGENDLAPIHAMKLYAWNRNAEISADRAGLLCCQNFEAVGRTFFKLSSGVTTDSLDFQLNAYIEQFVDLEEVLNDSNLDPSDWYSTHPFSPLRIKALELFNKSETYAAFNTSVSGEITEEAMEVEIKRIMSLMEPENLEEEGEHSEKIQRLMFLGGYLISNADGVVDDSEIQALSSIVAPKVFANCMMTIKGLTEDEMIEEVQQLTKDLDVVLSVMQKLNILRDLSIISYADGEIDDSEVNVLYNLARLLYINTDFIDRVIGDAQGV
- a CDS encoding DUF6882 domain-containing protein, giving the protein MGLKEKRIIQAFQKELFPALETEINTAAGFAVPLDISWNTLMEDRFSHLYNDTFPKIYFLPLIEAFKAICIDEMGVELLKAGLKNVIIINENEEHNLERAITFEEGVLKINHSPVINADAVDRKTARIISLLEEKLEEFAEGTSDAASTETESAQEASAETTKVTIQELYNQSFVVSTEKQEIFGEMVEGLGWSCDMLEGKLTYGDDKVFDIQVIGTYSENEKSWLWAWANTQSGIPEKFLQTALAAKAIGEAYQIEDFVTSKKEFSSDPGVYFSTIISAMAKESCYVPLTFKGLTVYVTITSAEADSKARTVPALICSHFTKIAANYTFPHKYSLYFYLKGKGYEVELPGNNIVAKNGDDQILGIFDLKGRLMKISNSKLTVQA